The sequence GTCCTCGTCGAGGTAGCCGAGGTCACCCGTGCGGAAGAACCCGTCGGGCATGATCGCTGCCTGGGTCGCCTCGGTGTTGTTCCAATAGCCTAGGAAGTTGCAGATCGAGCGGATTGCGACTTCGCCGATCTCGCCGGCTGGCAGGCACTCGCCAGCATCATTGAGGATGCCGAGTTCGACCAGCGGCTTGGAGGCCGTGCCGGTCGAGCCGGGCTTGGCCAGGTAATTCTCATTGAAGTTCCCGCAGCCGACGCCGTTGGTCTCGGTCAAGCCATAGCCAAGTAGCGGGAAGGCATTGGGAAGTTCGTCGCGGATTTTCTTGACGTGATCGACCGGACGCGGTGCCCCGCCGGCGGCAAAGGCGGTGCAGCTGGAAAGGTCGTACTTGTGCCGGTTCGGATGACTGGCGATCTCGAAGCTCATCAGCGGGACGCCGACAAAGTAGGAGACCTTTTCCTTTTCGATCAGCCGCATCGCCTCTTCGGCGTTCCACTTGGGCATCAGGACCAGCTTGCGGCCGATCGCGAAAGACTGGAGGAACAGCGGCACTTCGCCGGTCACGTGGAACAGCGGCACGTTGACCAGGCTGCACGGCTGGCTGCTCGGCGCCTCGCCCTTCGAGCCGAGGTAGGTGAAGACCATCAGCGTTTGCGCAGCATAGTTCATCGTCCCTTGGACGACGCCGCGATGGTCGCAATAGGCACCCTTCGACTGCCCGGTTGAACCCGAGGTGTAGAGGATCGTTGCCAGGTCATCGCCCGTCAGCTCGGGCAAGGGGGTATCGGCCCCGCCGCCATGGGCGAGCAGTTCGGACAGGCCTTCCTGCCACGGGCAGTCATGGCGGATGGTTACCTGCTTGCCGGGGTAGGAGAAGCCGGCCAGCCGCTCGCCGCGTTGGGCATCGACCAGGGTGATCTTGCAGCCCGCCAGCTCGATCCCACCGGCCAGTTCTTCGCCCGTCCACCAGCCGTTCAAAAGCGTGGCGCACCCGCCGGCCATCAGTACGGCCATATAGGCCACGATCCAGTTGGCCGAATTGCGCGCGGCGATCCCGATCCGGTCCCCCTTCTGCACGCCGTGGCCAACAACCAGCCCGCCCGCGACCGTGCGCGCAGCCGCATAGACGTCAAGGAACGATAGGCGCATGTCGCCATCAATGATGAATTCCGCCGCGCCATGTTGCGCGCAGTAATGCTCGAACAGGTGCGCCAGCGATGGCGGCGCGTTCTTGAGCATCGGCAAATGACGGCCAAACCTTTCGATCTCGGTCGTTTCGAGCGGAGCGCCTGGGGCAGTCAGCGCGGTGATGACGCTGTTCAGGGCATTGTCGAGTTCACTCGGCATGCAACATCCTTATCCTCATGTTGAGGGACGCCCCCCATTCTGGCGTCCGCGCCAGGTTTGTTTCCCGGCTTCGTCTGTGCCAGAAGGCCGCGCAGCGGGTGCGCCGGAATCTCTTCTGACTGCACCCATTTAGGGAGTTCATTGCGTGCTGTCACTAGCGCTCGCCGTAGCGGCCGGTTCCGAACCGATCCACTGGGTGGACCTGGGGCTCAAGCCCTACCTGTTTGAAATCGGGTCGTTCCAGCTACGGTGGTACAGCCTCGCTTACCTGGCCGGAATCCTGTTGGGCTATTGGCACATTGCAAAAATGATCAAGGCACCCGGCGCACCAATGGCGCAGCGGCACCTTGATGACCTGTTCTTCTATTGCACGCTCGGCATCATCATCGGCGGGCGGCTGGGGTATGCCACCTTCTATGCGCCTGAGCTGTGGTCGAACCCGCTTGACCTGCTCAAATTGTGGAACGGCGGCATGAGTTTCCATGGCGGCCTGGTCGGCACGGTGATCGCCATGTGGTGGGTCGCCTGGCGCGGAGGCCTCTCGTTCTTGCGGGTGATTGATTATGTGGCGGTGGTCGTGCCGTTCGGCATGCTGTTTGGCCGCCTCGCCAATTTCGTGAATGGCGAGCTGTGGGGCCGCGTTGCCGAAAGCCCGATCGCCTGGGCGATGGTCTTTCCCGATGCCGGGCCTTACGCGCGCCATCCCAGCCAGCTTTACCAGGCGGGGCTCGAAGGCCTGCTGATGATGATCGTCATGTTGACGCTGTTCTGGAAGACCAATGCGCGCTTCCGCCCCGGCCTGATTGGCTCGGTCTTTGCGGTGGGCCTTGGCCTGTGCCGCTTTGTTGCCGAGTACTTCCGCGAGCCGGACGCCCAGCTCAGCGAGTTCGCGCTGCGCACCGGCCTGTCGATGGGCCAGTGGCTGACGATCCCGCTGGTCCTGGTTGGTCTGGTGTTCATGGCCCGGGCGCTGGTCCGCCCGCCGCTGGGCAGCGCCAAGGCCTGAACCCATGACGCAAGCAGGGGGAGAAAGCCTGGCGGCGATCTTCCGCCGCTTGATCGCCAGCACCGGGCCGATCAGCCTGATGCACTACATGGGCGAGGCCAATGCCCGCTACTACGCCAGCCGCGACCCGCTCGGCACTGCTGGCGACTTCGTCACCGCACCGGAAATCAGTCAGATGTTCGGTGAGCTGATCGGGCTGTGGCTGGCGGACATGTGGATCAACGCCGGGCGCAAGCAGACGGTTCACTACGTCGAGCTTGGTCCCGGCCGCGGCACCCTGGCGCGCGATGCCTTGCGCGCCGCCGGGCGGCATGGGCTGGAGCCGTCGGTGCACCTGGTCGAGGCTTCGGCCGCGCTGCGCGATGTCCAGTTGGCGACCGTTCCGGGCGCGCAGTGGCACCACGATCTGTCGACCATACCCGACCACGGCCCCTTGCTGGTCGTCGCCAACGAGTTCCTCGATGCCTTGCCGGTGCGGCAACTGGTCAAGACGGCGGAAGGCTGGCGCGAGCGGATGGTCGTACCCGATGGCGATCGCTTTGCCTGCATAGCCGGGCCGCAACCGATGGACCCGGCCGTGCCCGATGCGCGCCGTGATGCGCCAGATGGCACGATCTATGAACTGTGCCCCGGTGCGGCAGCGACGGTTTACGAAGTGGCCGGGCGTTTGAAGGATCAGGGCGGCGCGGCGCTATTCATCGACTATGGCCATGACAGCCCCCGCGATGGCTCGACGCTCCAGGCCGTCCGCGCACACCTCAAGGTCGACCCCTTCGTCAATCCGGGCGAGGCCGACCTTACTGCCCACGTCGATTTCGCCGCGCTCGTCCCAATCGCGGAATCGCGCGGAGCGCGCTGGATCGGCACCGTTCCGCAGGGCCGCTGGCTGCGCGCGCTGGGGATCGAGGCGCGCACCGAGGCGCTCTCCGCTTCCGCTCCGCAGCACGCTGCCGCGCTGCAGGTAGCTCGGGACCGGCTGATCGGGGACGGGCAGATGGGGCTGCTGTTCAAGGTGATGGGCCTGGCCGGACCAGGCTGGCCCGGCGGGGCCGGTTTTTCAGGCTGAAGCGGTCAAACCGCATCGGGCAGCAATCGGTTCCTGTGGACTGCCCTAATGGACAGGTAGACCACTGCCGCAATTTGGGCAGAACGGTGCGGCAATGACCGATCGTCGCCCAACTCTGCTCTCCCGCGTCACCCAGGCGGTGGTGCTGTGGCTCTATCGCTGGAAGGGCTGGACCATCACCGGCGAGCGGCCCGCCGCGCGCAAGTTCGTGATTACCGGCGCGCCGCACACCAGCAACTGGGACTTCATCTTCTTTGTCGGCACGGTCAACAAGCTGGGGATCAAGCCCAGCTTCATGGGCAAGGTCAGCCTGTTCAAGGGACCGCTCAAGCGCTTCATGTATGACATGGGCGGGCTGCCGGTCGATCGGTCCAAGCGCAACAACAACTATGTTGAGGAAACCGCCGCCTATTTCGATCGGGCCGAGGACCTCGCCCTGGTGGTCGCGCCCGAGGGGACGCGCGGGAGCGACGGAACCTGGCGTTCCGGTTTCTACCACATCGCGCTGCGTGCCGGGGTGCCGATCGTGCCAGCCTGGGTCAACAATGCCACGATGAAGGGCGGGATCGGCCCGGCGATCATGCCGACCGGGGACTATGCGGCCGATCTGGCCAAGATCGCCGCCTTTTATCGTTCGGTCATGCCCGATTGCCTACGGTTCGAACGGCTTGCTGCTTCGGCCGCGGCGCTGAAGGAAGCGGCGGCGGAAAGCCTGCCGGGAAGCTTGAAAGGGAAAGCCCATGGGTGAAGCCATGCTGGTCAATGCTGCAGTCGCGGCTGTCACATTGCTTGCGGCCTGGCTGGTCGCAGTACGGATCAACGACGTCTCTTTCATCGATGCGATCTGGGGCGGCGGCATGGCGGTGCTGGCCGTGGCCAGCTGGTTGCAACTGGGGGAACCGGACACCCGCGCCCACCTGATCGCTGGCATGGCGGCGCTGTGGGGGCTGCGGCTGTTCTGGCACCTCTACACCCGCTGGCGCGGCCACGGGGAGGACGTGCGCTATGCCCGGATGCTGGGCAAGGCCAAGGAACAGGGCCGTTTTGCCCAGGCCGCGTTGACTAAGGTCTTCGGCCCGCAGGCCTTCCTGCTGTACCTGACCTGTCTGCCCGCCCAGCTGGGCGTACTGGCCAGCGGCGCACCTGCTCCGCTTGGGCCCCTGGCGCTTGCCGGTGCAGCCCTGTGGCTGCTCGGCATGGTGTTCGAGGTGGTCGGCGATGCCCAGCTTACCGCTTTTCGCAAGGATCCTGCTAGCAAGGGCAAGGTGCTCGACACCGGCCTATGGCGCTATACCCGCCACCCCAATTACTTCGGCGATTGCTGCGTCTGGTGGGGGATCTGGCTGGCGGCGGCCGATGCCGGATTGTGGGTCGCGCTGGTCAGCCTGCCGGGGCCGCTGTTCCTGACCTTTACGCTCACCAAGTGGTCGGGCAAGCCGCTGCTCGAGAAAGGCCTGGCCAAGACCCGGCCCGGCTACGCCGAATATGTCAAGCGCACTTCAGGTTTCATTCCCTGGCCGCCCAAAGTGGACTGACATGGCCTAGCGCGGGGTAAGGT comes from Novosphingobium ginsenosidimutans and encodes:
- the lgt gene encoding prolipoprotein diacylglyceryl transferase, which produces MLSLALAVAAGSEPIHWVDLGLKPYLFEIGSFQLRWYSLAYLAGILLGYWHIAKMIKAPGAPMAQRHLDDLFFYCTLGIIIGGRLGYATFYAPELWSNPLDLLKLWNGGMSFHGGLVGTVIAMWWVAWRGGLSFLRVIDYVAVVVPFGMLFGRLANFVNGELWGRVAESPIAWAMVFPDAGPYARHPSQLYQAGLEGLLMMIVMLTLFWKTNARFRPGLIGSVFAVGLGLCRFVAEYFREPDAQLSEFALRTGLSMGQWLTIPLVLVGLVFMARALVRPPLGSAKA
- a CDS encoding DUF1295 domain-containing protein — protein: MGEAMLVNAAVAAVTLLAAWLVAVRINDVSFIDAIWGGGMAVLAVASWLQLGEPDTRAHLIAGMAALWGLRLFWHLYTRWRGHGEDVRYARMLGKAKEQGRFAQAALTKVFGPQAFLLYLTCLPAQLGVLASGAPAPLGPLALAGAALWLLGMVFEVVGDAQLTAFRKDPASKGKVLDTGLWRYTRHPNYFGDCCVWWGIWLAAADAGLWVALVSLPGPLFLTFTLTKWSGKPLLEKGLAKTRPGYAEYVKRTSGFIPWPPKVD
- a CDS encoding 1-acyl-sn-glycerol-3-phosphate acyltransferase; translation: MTDRRPTLLSRVTQAVVLWLYRWKGWTITGERPAARKFVITGAPHTSNWDFIFFVGTVNKLGIKPSFMGKVSLFKGPLKRFMYDMGGLPVDRSKRNNNYVEETAAYFDRAEDLALVVAPEGTRGSDGTWRSGFYHIALRAGVPIVPAWVNNATMKGGIGPAIMPTGDYAADLAKIAAFYRSVMPDCLRFERLAASAAALKEAAAESLPGSLKGKAHG
- a CDS encoding class I SAM-dependent methyltransferase — encoded protein: MTQAGGESLAAIFRRLIASTGPISLMHYMGEANARYYASRDPLGTAGDFVTAPEISQMFGELIGLWLADMWINAGRKQTVHYVELGPGRGTLARDALRAAGRHGLEPSVHLVEASAALRDVQLATVPGAQWHHDLSTIPDHGPLLVVANEFLDALPVRQLVKTAEGWRERMVVPDGDRFACIAGPQPMDPAVPDARRDAPDGTIYELCPGAAATVYEVAGRLKDQGGAALFIDYGHDSPRDGSTLQAVRAHLKVDPFVNPGEADLTAHVDFAALVPIAESRGARWIGTVPQGRWLRALGIEARTEALSASAPQHAAALQVARDRLIGDGQMGLLFKVMGLAGPGWPGGAGFSG
- a CDS encoding class I adenylate-forming enzyme family protein, whose translation is MPSELDNALNSVITALTAPGAPLETTEIERFGRHLPMLKNAPPSLAHLFEHYCAQHGAAEFIIDGDMRLSFLDVYAAARTVAGGLVVGHGVQKGDRIGIAARNSANWIVAYMAVLMAGGCATLLNGWWTGEELAGGIELAGCKITLVDAQRGERLAGFSYPGKQVTIRHDCPWQEGLSELLAHGGGADTPLPELTGDDLATILYTSGSTGQSKGAYCDHRGVVQGTMNYAAQTLMVFTYLGSKGEAPSSQPCSLVNVPLFHVTGEVPLFLQSFAIGRKLVLMPKWNAEEAMRLIEKEKVSYFVGVPLMSFEIASHPNRHKYDLSSCTAFAAGGAPRPVDHVKKIRDELPNAFPLLGYGLTETNGVGCGNFNENYLAKPGSTGTASKPLVELGILNDAGECLPAGEIGEVAIRSICNFLGYWNNTEATQAAIMPDGFFRTGDLGYLDEDGYLFIVDRKKDIIIRGGENISCIEVEQAIYAHPKVSECSVFGMPDERFGELPTGVFLAKEGEHLTEEELREFLKANIAAFKVPVRLWQENETLPRLGTEKVDKRTLKARYLTVWESEQKSTA